In a genomic window of uncultured Flavobacterium sp.:
- a CDS encoding TrmH family RNA methyltransferase — translation MQLTHEENQFERKTFPITLVCDHIYFQQNIGSLFRIAEAFGVENIIFLGKDIPLTPRKINKTSRSTHLHVPHTVIEETSMLVDYLLQNNFEIIALEIASNSKPLKEVVIPDNQKIALLIGSEIDGISDELLKISNQIVHINMFGKNSSMNVVQATSIALYEFTS, via the coding sequence GTGCAGCTTACTCACGAAGAAAATCAATTTGAACGAAAAACATTTCCGATAACATTAGTTTGTGATCACATTTATTTTCAACAGAATATTGGTTCTCTTTTTAGAATTGCTGAAGCTTTTGGGGTTGAAAACATTATCTTTCTGGGAAAAGATATTCCGCTCACGCCCCGCAAAATAAATAAAACTTCACGAAGCACACATCTTCACGTGCCTCATACCGTAATCGAAGAAACGAGCATGCTTGTTGATTACTTACTTCAAAATAACTTTGAAATTATTGCTTTGGAAATTGCAAGTAATAGTAAACCGCTAAAGGAAGTGGTTATTCCTGACAATCAAAAAATTGCACTTTTAATAGGAAGTGAAATTGATGGAATTTCTGATGAACTTTTAAAAATTTCAAACCAAATTGTGCACATAAATATGTTCGGAAAAAACTCAAGTATGAATGTTGTACAAGCCACAAGTATAGCGTTGTACGAATTTACTTCGTAA
- a CDS encoding zinc metalloprotease has translation MKKVLITAFTALVLFSCQNDQTAATGSETSAIAHRGCATQEVLEAQLKADPMLAIRMNEIEAFTEKKMLTGRLVNGKVEIPVVVNVLYRTASENISDAQIQSQIDVLNKDFNALNSDFNSVPALFAGVKANVGITFVLDQIIRKSTTKTSWGTTDTMKKSTKGGLNPTSPTTKLNLWACTIGGGILGYAQFPGGASATDGVVIDSKYFGLSGAGAAPYNLGRTATHEVGHWMNLRHIWGDATCGSDLVSDTPTHNDANYGVPAYPHLSTCAGTPVEMTMNYMDYVDDNAMYMFSNGQKSRMAAIFLSGGPRAAFGI, from the coding sequence ATGAAAAAAGTTCTTATTACTGCATTCACAGCACTAGTGCTGTTTTCTTGCCAAAACGACCAAACTGCGGCTACTGGCTCAGAAACAAGTGCAATTGCTCATCGTGGATGTGCTACACAAGAAGTATTAGAAGCACAATTAAAAGCTGATCCAATGTTAGCGATCAGAATGAATGAAATCGAAGCATTCACAGAAAAAAAGATGTTAACAGGTAGACTTGTAAATGGCAAAGTCGAAATTCCGGTTGTAGTAAATGTATTATACAGAACTGCTAGTGAAAACATTTCGGATGCTCAAATTCAATCACAAATCGATGTATTGAACAAAGATTTTAATGCTTTGAACTCTGATTTCAACAGTGTTCCTGCTCTTTTTGCTGGTGTTAAAGCCAATGTAGGAATTACATTTGTATTGGATCAAATCATCAGAAAATCGACTACTAAAACTTCATGGGGAACAACTGATACCATGAAAAAATCAACAAAAGGTGGTCTTAATCCAACTTCGCCAACAACAAAACTAAACCTTTGGGCTTGTACTATTGGTGGCGGAATTTTAGGATACGCACAATTTCCTGGAGGTGCTTCTGCAACTGACGGAGTTGTAATTGACTCTAAGTATTTTGGTTTATCTGGTGCTGGTGCTGCTCCTTACAATTTAGGAAGAACTGCTACACACGAAGTAGGACACTGGATGAATTTACGTCACATTTGGGGAGATGCAACTTGCGGAAGCGATTTAGTATCTGATACTCCAACACACAATGATGCAAATTATGGTGTTCCAGCTTACCCTCACTTAAGTACTTGTGCAGGAACTCCTGTAGAAATGACAATGAACTACATGGATTATGTTGACGATAACGCAATGTACATGTTCTCTAATGGTCAAAAAAGCAGAATGGCTGCAATATTCCTTTCTGGAGGTCCAAGAGCTGCTTTTGGAATCTAA
- a CDS encoding AI-2E family transporter gives MITSKIISNGILRSIATILIIAAVLYFLYQIQTVIVYLCISLILCLIANPLVKFLKNKLKFGNSLAATTTLIIFILAIVGFILLFVPLIISQANNLSLLDTNHLQQQFLESEKGVETYFNIQHVDFNKVLKNPKVTSMLDFSYFTAFLNSIFGFMADMGMGMVSVFFITFFFIKDQNAFKVSARKILPDTNEDKILNSIAKINHFLTRYFIGLLLQLTVVFILYFIVLIIFGNKNAFVIAFLCAILNVIPYIGPIIGTILAGILTMISLIGNDFRSEILPTTIYVIIGFLLVQAIDNNISQPIISSKSVNSHPLEIFLITLISGITFGIVGMIIAIPVFTMLKVILKEFFPDNKIVSVLTERI, from the coding sequence ATGATAACATCAAAAATAATTTCTAACGGAATCTTAAGATCTATTGCAACAATATTAATCATTGCCGCCGTTCTGTATTTTTTGTACCAAATACAAACTGTAATTGTTTACCTATGCATTTCATTAATACTATGTCTTATCGCCAATCCGTTAGTTAAATTTTTGAAAAATAAATTAAAATTCGGTAATTCTCTCGCTGCAACAACTACCCTGATTATTTTTATACTGGCTATCGTTGGTTTTATTTTATTATTTGTCCCGTTAATCATTTCGCAAGCCAATAATTTATCCTTATTAGATACAAATCATTTACAACAGCAATTTCTTGAAAGTGAAAAAGGTGTAGAAACTTATTTCAATATTCAGCATGTCGATTTTAATAAAGTTTTAAAGAATCCAAAAGTGACTTCCATGTTAGATTTTAGCTATTTTACAGCTTTTCTAAATTCTATTTTTGGTTTTATGGCCGATATGGGAATGGGAATGGTATCTGTATTTTTTATTACCTTTTTCTTCATTAAAGATCAGAACGCTTTTAAAGTAAGCGCCAGAAAAATTCTTCCTGATACCAACGAAGACAAAATATTAAACTCGATTGCCAAAATAAATCACTTCCTAACACGCTATTTCATTGGTTTATTACTTCAGTTAACGGTTGTATTTATTCTCTATTTTATTGTTTTAATTATTTTTGGAAATAAAAATGCCTTCGTTATTGCTTTTTTATGTGCCATTCTTAATGTTATTCCTTACATAGGACCAATTATCGGAACTATATTAGCCGGAATTTTAACAATGATTAGTTTAATTGGTAATGATTTCAGATCTGAAATTCTTCCTACAACTATATATGTAATCATTGGCTTTTTACTGGTTCAGGCCATTGATAATAATATTAGTCAACCCATAATTTCGTCAAAAAGTGTAAATTCGCACCCGTTAGAAATATTCCTAATTACTTTAATCAGCGGAATTACTTTTGGGATTGTCGGAATGATTATCGCAATTCCTGTTTTTACAATGCTGAAAGTAATTTTGAAAGAATTTTTTCCTGACAACAAAATTGTCTCCGTATTAACCGAAAGAATTTAA
- a CDS encoding class I SAM-dependent methyltransferase, producing MNTSVLSQNIQDFITQNSGPSITKLALQKNPFPEVDWILILNQIEAKSKAKEKLPTWFAAANIIYPSKISVEQTSSEKTAAYKASLISGETLIDLTGGFGVDDYYFSKKFKDIAHCEINEDLSAIVKHNFEQLGVENCSFYADDSENVLKESNQKWDWIYIDPSRRNDAKGKVFMLKDCLPNVPESLDFYFEKTDSILIKTAPLLDISAGLSELKFVKNIHIIALENEVKELLFEIHNHYSGEIRIKTANILKEKTETFEFVLGDDSVFASYHLPQKYVYEPNSAIMKSGGFDEVSAVFDINKLHKHSHLYTSNELINFPGRTFEIEKVIPYSKNEMKAELANQQANLTTRNFPDTVENIRKKWKIKNGGNLYCFFTTDKNDNKIVLICRKIT from the coding sequence TTGAACACTTCTGTTTTAAGCCAAAATATTCAGGATTTTATAACTCAAAATAGTGGTCCGTCGATTACAAAATTAGCACTTCAGAAAAATCCGTTTCCTGAAGTAGACTGGATTTTAATTTTAAATCAAATTGAAGCCAAATCGAAAGCAAAAGAAAAATTGCCAACTTGGTTTGCTGCTGCTAATATCATTTATCCGAGTAAAATTTCGGTTGAGCAAACCTCATCCGAAAAAACTGCGGCTTATAAAGCTTCTCTGATTTCAGGAGAAACTCTAATTGATCTTACCGGAGGTTTTGGTGTTGATGATTATTACTTTTCTAAAAAATTCAAAGACATTGCACATTGCGAAATAAACGAAGATTTATCTGCAATTGTAAAACATAATTTTGAACAATTAGGCGTTGAGAACTGCAGTTTTTATGCTGATGATTCTGAAAATGTTTTAAAAGAGTCAAATCAAAAATGGGATTGGATTTATATTGACCCTTCGCGCAGAAATGATGCAAAAGGCAAAGTTTTTATGCTAAAAGATTGCTTGCCAAATGTTCCTGAATCTTTAGATTTTTATTTTGAAAAAACAGATTCTATTTTAATAAAAACAGCCCCTTTACTGGATATTTCCGCAGGTTTATCAGAATTAAAATTCGTTAAAAACATTCATATTATTGCTCTTGAAAATGAAGTAAAAGAATTGCTTTTTGAAATTCACAATCATTATTCGGGCGAAATAAGAATCAAAACCGCCAATATTTTAAAAGAGAAAACAGAAACTTTTGAATTTGTTTTAGGCGATGATTCTGTTTTTGCATCCTATCATTTACCTCAAAAATATGTTTATGAACCCAATTCTGCCATTATGAAATCTGGTGGTTTTGATGAAGTAAGTGCCGTTTTTGATATCAATAAATTGCACAAACATTCTCATTTATATACTTCAAACGAATTAATTAATTTTCCCGGAAGAACTTTTGAAATAGAGAAAGTCATTCCATACAGTAAAAATGAGATGAAAGCTGAACTTGCAAATCAGCAGGCAAACCTTACTACGCGAAACTTTCCGGACACGGTAGAAAATATTCGAAAAAAATGGAAAATAAAAAATGGAGGGAATTTGTATTGTTTTTTTACAACAGATAAAAATGATAACAAAATAGTTTTAATTTGCAGAAAAATAACTTAA
- a CDS encoding M15 family metallopeptidase, with the protein MKTNSISYFQSLFFLVFFFCVISAKAQNKAYAEPVKNQIDDTTFVNLKDYSQDFIYDMKYATEDNFLKAKVYDCAECMLRYKTVKALIAANKEFMKQGCKIKLFDCYRPLSIQKKMWEIVSNPEYVADPKKGSIHNRGGAVDITLVNAKGEELEMGTSFDFFGIQASHNYKKFPVSVRSNRKYLKRVMIRNGFNSFDSEWWHYNLKTGLNDKVSNQKWDCK; encoded by the coding sequence ATAAAAACAAACTCAATTTCATATTTTCAGTCTTTATTTTTTCTTGTCTTTTTTTTCTGTGTAATTTCTGCGAAAGCACAAAACAAAGCTTATGCAGAACCTGTAAAAAATCAAATTGATGATACCACTTTTGTAAATTTAAAAGACTACAGTCAGGACTTTATTTATGATATGAAGTATGCGACTGAAGATAATTTTTTGAAAGCAAAGGTTTATGATTGTGCCGAATGTATGTTGCGCTATAAAACAGTAAAAGCATTAATTGCGGCCAATAAGGAATTTATGAAACAAGGGTGTAAAATAAAACTGTTCGATTGTTATCGACCTTTGTCTATTCAGAAAAAAATGTGGGAAATTGTTTCGAACCCTGAGTATGTGGCAGATCCAAAAAAAGGCTCCATCCATAATAGAGGAGGAGCCGTAGATATTACTTTAGTGAATGCTAAAGGAGAAGAACTCGAAATGGGAACTTCTTTTGATTTTTTTGGGATTCAGGCAAGTCATAATTATAAAAAATTTCCAGTATCAGTACGATCAAACAGAAAGTATCTTAAGCGTGTAATGATACGAAATGGTTTTAATTCATTTGACTCTGAGTGGTGGCATTATAATTTAAAAACAGGTTTAAACGATAAAGTTTCCAATCAAAAATGGGATTGTAAGTAA